In Flavobacterium piscisymbiosum, the sequence TTAATGGGACAAAATTTTGCAAATGCGCATACTTGTCAAAATGAAACTGTAAAATGTCCAATTGATGGAAAAAACGTAACATTTTGTGTAACAATGAGTATGACAACTTTTGGTTCTTTTAAAGATTTTCAAAAGCAAGGTGCAATTGGAGATCATTACGAAGAACTAATAAATACTTGTCCGAAATGTCATTTTTCGGGTTATATTGATGATTTCAAAGAAAAAATAAGCGAAGAAGAAAAAATCAAGATTAAAGAATATCTAACAAAATTTGATAACACGAAAATTGATGACGCAAAACAATGTTTGATTGCAGGCGAAATTAAAGAATTGCAAAAGAAACCAAATAGAGAAATTGCCTTTTGCTATGTTACAGGTTCGTACTTATTACGTAGCAATGATAAACAAGTTGAATTTAGAAAAGAACTCCAATCAAAAGCTAAAGATAATTTGATTTCTGCTTTAGATAAAAATGAATATGAAGACAAATCGGCAATTGCAAACATTAATTATTTAATTGCTGAAATGGAAAGAAGAACCGGAAGCTTTGATGAAGCAATAAAACGTTATGATTTAGCAATTAACGATTCAAATAAACAAGATTGGGTCGAAGAAGTTGCTAAGGAGCAAAAAGAATTAGCAGTAAAGAAAGATGAAAACAATACGATATAAAACCATCTGCTAACAGTTTCTACAACGGATCTGAACAATTGGCTTGTAGAAAAAGTATGTTATCAGCAAATTTTAAAAATGCAAGTGAAAGAATTTATCAAACGAATATTCAGAAAATTAACATTAGGAGAATTTGTGAATGTCGAAATTGAATTAACCGAAAATTGGACTAAATACAATAATGGAAAATCAATTGGAAAGAAAGGTTCTGAGGGCGGTAAGATACTCAACGATCAAGAGAATATAAATGGTGCGAGAATAACGTTTGAAGCCAATGCTGGAAATATTCCTTTTGCTATAACACTTGGAATTTATGGACTAATGGTTCACACAGAATTTTTTAGTGAAATAGAAATTGCTACTAAATATTTCAAAAGGAAAAAAAATGAAATTGACACAATTCTAAAAATGTTTGAAATTCCAGAAAATAATCAAGATACAGAATGGGAAAATAAAAAGGATGAGTATTTAGACAAATTAATGTCCGAATAAAATCTGCTAAACAAATTATTATAATTTAAAAAAGAGACTCGAAAGTCTCTTTTTTAAATTATAATAATTTAAATTCCGATGATATACTTGAAAATCATCGTATAAAAAAATAGATGCATTTACTATCTTAATCTTCCAGCAAATATTAAACTACTTCCAACAGTTTCAGAAACTACCTCAAAATCAGTAGCTCCTTTTTGTTTTAATAAATAAAATTTACCACCTGCAGGAGGAGTAAAATTACCATAATACTCTACACCATCAATTGTTCCTGCTGAAAATACTGTTCCGTATTGTTCGAAAGAAGTAAAAGGTTCAGTCTTTAACGTTTTTAAATCTACAAGTGCAAATTTTGTTTTCACATTTAGCCAGTCAGCAGGTTTTGCAGGGGGAGTAAATGTATTATCGTGATACTGGGCAAGTGCTTTGTCTCCGTGAACATAAGCCACTACATTTACCGAATGTGCATTTAAAGCAGTTTTTAAATCTACAAAAAAGTTTGTATCAAATGTCCCATTAGGATTTACCTTTAATAATCCGCTTGTGGTTGGATTACCTTTCACAGTACTATAATCTAACGATATGGCAGTCTCACGGGATGGTCTGTAGTATAGCGAACCATCATTTCCTTTTGCAAACGTAAAATATCCCATTGACATACGGGAATCATTAACATAATTAACTGTTTTTGATGCTCTGTCAAAAACAGCGATTTGCGCATATTGCAGGAATTTGTTATAATCTGTTGGATTTGCTGCTACCGGTAAAATAATTTTTCCTGCAGAAGTAACATAACTACTATAGGTAGATGTTTTAATCGCTGCATCATTACTAAATGGCAATGGTGTTACAGCTATAGTTTCTGTTATACTCATAGTAGTGGGATTGAACTTAATAATTTTTCCATCATTTAAGGCGAAAAAATAGGCTTCGGTTTCAGATACAAAAGCAGGAGGACCAAAAGTACCGCTAACTCCAGTACCGGCAAGGCTTAAAGCATCTGCACTCGAAATTTTCATATCATTGCTTACATTATATTTGGTTAAGGTTGAAGCGGAACCACTCCACACATAAGGATGTTCACCATAAGAATATATTGTTGCACCGGGACCTATTTCGGTCATCGTTTTGTAATCAAGGGTTGAAGGGAATTTATCGTATGCGCCCAAGTAAAAAATCCTGTCACCTCCTGGAATTTGGACACGAACTGCTGCTATAACTGCAGGATTATCACCTTGTTCTCCACCTGTTTTAGAATCATCAGAACTACATGAAGTTAATAAGAATACTGAACATATTAATGCTAATACAGTATATTTCATAAAAAATCGATTTGTTTTCATAATTGGTTTGTTATATAATTATAGTTAAAATTGTGTTACTAATTTGATATTAAATGATCTTCCCGGTTTTTGCACACCAAAAAAATCATAGTTTTTTTCATTGCTAAAATTTTGTATTTCTGCTGTTATGGCATATTTCATTCCCTTTAAATTATTATGATACGTAGTTCCAAAATCAAAAATTTGCTGACTTGGAATAACAAATGCATTTACAGAAGCGCTTTCCCAGCTTCGGTAAAATTCATAAACGTATCTTGTATCAAGAAAAAGAGATAATTTATCTTCCTTGCCTATTATATTTCGGAAAGAATAATTGACTGCACCATTAGCAAAAAAATAGGGTTGATTGGGTATTCTGTCCCCTTTATAAGCTGCAAATATTCCTTCGTCTGAGTCATTATAAAAGTGCTGATAAGTGCTGTTTGCGTTAAATGAAAGCCTTTCATTTTTAGAAGTCCAGCTTCCTGAAACTTCAAGTCCTTTAGAGGTGGCTGCAAATACATTCTGATAAATATTGTTGCGATCGACACTTGGTACAAATAAGATTTGATCTTTTATCTTTCTTAAAAAAACATTGCTTTGAAGCTGCCAGCTACTACTCTGGTAATTTGCTTTTGACTTTAAAAAAAGTTCGAAATTAAAGTTATGACTGCGTTCGGGTTTTAAATTGAGATTACCCTGTATAAATTGGCCGTCTCCAAATAACTCGTCTGTCTGAGGCAGGCGGGTCGCATATTCGTAGGTTAATCTGGTAGAAAATTGTTCGTTAAATTTAAAACGAAATCCATTTCCAAAACCAAAATAGTTTTTGTTTGTTTCTTCTATTGCGACTGTGTTATTAGACGTTATTTTTTCTTCTGAATTGACTTTTTGCCAATAATTTTTAACAAAAAGAACATCCTCTAATCGCTCATTAAACGCATTTATTTTAAAATCTACACCATTTACCCATGTAAACAAATCTCTTATGGCGCTGGCCGGATCATAACCATTAATAAGTCTGTCGTCTCCGCTTTGTTTTGAGTAAGTAGGTGCCGAAACAAAACTCAATGCATATTGATTATTGATTTTCCATGAAGCTTTCAAACGTGAAAAAACATCGTTATTCCATGTATAAGTCTCACTTGGCCCATTAGATTCTGAAATTTCACCTTTAACATTCCCTTCAGAACCCGGAATACGTTCTCCGTACCAATTGTAGACAAAATCAGATATATCTATAAATTGGCGTTCCCTGTAATTGTAGCCTGAAATAACATCCAGTAAAAAATTTTCTCCAAAATCATTACGATAGGTAAGTACAGCACCAGCCGATTTTCGATAGGTCATGACCTCGCCATAAGGAATTCCAACCATCAACTGATTATGCTGAATTTCTTTCGTATAATCTGTATAAAATCCTTCTAGACTCAATTCTTTTGCCCAGCTTCTGTCTTTAACACCTGTAGTTAGCTGGATCCCGTAACCTTTGTAGGCATCATGAAATCGAGGTACTGTTACTTTTTTAATTTTACCAATATCGTCTGGAACATCAACATCTACCTTATAATTGTTTTGTGAGGAATCATAAAATCCGCTTCCTTTTACAAAAAAACCAGTCTTCTCATTGTAATTATTAAGTACAAGCGATGTTCTGTATGTCCCAAAAGATCCTGCCTGACCTGAAAAAGATCCACTAAAACCTGATTTTATTTTGGGAGTGATTAAATTTATGGCGCCACCAAGAGCATCTGCTCCAAATTCAATAGGCACTACTCCTTTATAAACTTCGGCACGATCAATTAAATTGACCGGAACCGTTGTGATTCCGAATGTATAACCGTGATATTCTAAGGGAATCCCATCTAAGAAAAACCGAATTTGATTTCCTGTCAGTCCATTCATCGAAAAATTGGTCCTTGAACCCAAACCACCACTTCGTCTTACACTTATGCCTTGCGTCTGGGCAAGAACCTCGCCCAAATCGGCAGTTTTAAACTTCGCTTCGCGCATTTCTATTACTGAAACTGCTTGTGCTGTTTGCTCTTTTTTTTGTTTTTCGGATATACCTTTTACAACTACATCATTTAATTTTTCTGCATCTCTTGATGTTTTATCAACTTTTTCCAAGGCTATAGTAACCGAAGTATTTAGAGAATTTTCTAAAACAATAGTATGCTTTTTCGAAATATACCCATCTGAACTCACTTCGATTGTATACCTGCCATTTACCAGATTTTCTATCTGATAAAATCCGGCAGTATTTGTTTTTGCATTTATTTGGGTACCTAAAAGCTGAATGTTAACTCCTGCTAAGGGGTTTCCGTATTCATCATTGATTTTACCGGAAATTGCGTTTTGTGCCATTAAAAATGTCGACGAGAATATAAAGAGCAATACTATTTTAAGCTTCATGAAATATACTTAGAATTATACACTATTCTTATTTAGAATAAATAAGCGTTCAAAAGTATGAAATTATCTATTAATAGTATCCATAAATTGCAAATAAAATATTAAAATTTTAATTTAGAACTTCTATAACTTTTGGTCTTTGGCTCTTTTTTCTTAAGAAATCTATAAGAATCTGAACCGAAAAGGTCAATATAATATAAAGTACAATAAGGGCTAATACAGTGGTTATTCCATTTTCTCTAAAACCGAAAATACCTTTACCCCAGGAAATCAGGATCCATTGTGTCATATACATTGTCGTCAGGTTTTTACTGCAGTATTTTAAAAGTTTTACAAATTTATTTTCTTTGATATTGATGGATATTTTAAAAATAACCCAAAGAAAAATCAATGTCCAGCCTGCAAAGTAAATAACACCGCCAGGGCCCATGTGGTAAAAACCATTATAGTTATAAGCTCCGTAAATAAAAACCAAAGGAGCGCCCAGAGCAACGAACAAAAATCCGGTAAACACCATGTTTTTAAACAATTGAGGTCTATCGTAATCAAGTTCCTGATACCATTTGCCAAAAAACATTCCGATGATAATAAAGGACATCCACGGAAAAACAGGAAAATAAACGTATGCCGGAAAATCATTATTGAAAATAAGATCCAACACATAATTAACTACAGGAAAATCAATATTGATTCCGCTGACTTCTCTGGAAACTAATGCTATTAGTATTCCTATGGCTAAAATTCCATATTTATTCGTGACATATTTTCGAATAAAACCAATGAACAGCAAAGACATTCCTGCTAATTGAAGAATATCACCCAATAACATCAAATACAAATATTGTTGTTCTATTGGCCCGTGCCATCCATATCT encodes:
- a CDS encoding DUF2225 domain-containing protein — encoded protein: MKNLILIVAIILMGQNFANAHTCQNETVKCPIDGKNVTFCVTMSMTTFGSFKDFQKQGAIGDHYEELINTCPKCHFSGYIDDFKEKISEEEKIKIKEYLTKFDNTKIDDAKQCLIAGEIKELQKKPNREIAFCYVTGSYLLRSNDKQVEFRKELQSKAKDNLISALDKNEYEDKSAIANINYLIAEMERRTGSFDEAIKRYDLAINDSNKQDWVEEVAKEQKELAVKKDENNTI
- a CDS encoding TonB-dependent receptor, with translation MKLKIVLLFIFSSTFLMAQNAISGKINDEYGNPLAGVNIQLLGTQINAKTNTAGFYQIENLVNGRYTIEVSSDGYISKKHTIVLENSLNTSVTIALEKVDKTSRDAEKLNDVVVKGISEKQKKEQTAQAVSVIEMREAKFKTADLGEVLAQTQGISVRRSGGLGSRTNFSMNGLTGNQIRFFLDGIPLEYHGYTFGITTVPVNLIDRAEVYKGVVPIEFGADALGGAINLITPKIKSGFSGSFSGQAGSFGTYRTSLVLNNYNEKTGFFVKGSGFYDSSQNNYKVDVDVPDDIGKIKKVTVPRFHDAYKGYGIQLTTGVKDRSWAKELSLEGFYTDYTKEIQHNQLMVGIPYGEVMTYRKSAGAVLTYRNDFGENFLLDVISGYNYRERQFIDISDFVYNWYGERIPGSEGNVKGEISESNGPSETYTWNNDVFSRLKASWKINNQYALSFVSAPTYSKQSGDDRLINGYDPASAIRDLFTWVNGVDFKINAFNERLEDVLFVKNYWQKVNSEEKITSNNTVAIEETNKNYFGFGNGFRFKFNEQFSTRLTYEYATRLPQTDELFGDGQFIQGNLNLKPERSHNFNFELFLKSKANYQSSSWQLQSNVFLRKIKDQILFVPSVDRNNIYQNVFAATSKGLEVSGSWTSKNERLSFNANSTYQHFYNDSDEGIFAAYKGDRIPNQPYFFANGAVNYSFRNIIGKEDKLSLFLDTRYVYEFYRSWESASVNAFVIPSQQIFDFGTTYHNNLKGMKYAITAEIQNFSNEKNYDFFGVQKPGRSFNIKLVTQF
- a CDS encoding heparan-alpha-glucosaminide N-acetyltransferase domain-containing protein; this encodes MEQQSKRIAALDLIKGMSVIGMIIIHTLLTFADVKSQSETFIGAFILFLGRGTSIFLICMGITFMTSRHQSLKSSLTRGVLLLAAALLMNFLKFVFPVIFGFAPHNFIQRYGWHGPIEQQYLYLMLLGDILQLAGMSLLFIGFIRKYVTNKYGILAIGILIALVSREVSGINIDFPVVNYVLDLIFNNDFPAYVYFPVFPWMSFIIIGMFFGKWYQELDYDRPQLFKNMVFTGFLFVALGAPLVFIYGAYNYNGFYHMGPGGVIYFAGWTLIFLWVIFKISINIKENKFVKLLKYCSKNLTTMYMTQWILISWGKGIFGFRENGITTVLALIVLYIILTFSVQILIDFLRKKSQRPKVIEVLN